Proteins encoded by one window of Scatophagus argus isolate fScaArg1 chromosome 8, fScaArg1.pri, whole genome shotgun sequence:
- the LOC124064047 gene encoding aquaporin AQPAe.a, with the protein MTWRELRSRQFWRAMLAELLGTLVLVSAVLGASVPGPGEAPGGPLYPAVAVGVVIVALAHCFGEISGAQVNPAVTLSLLATRRLDVLRALVYIVAQCLGASLGAGALYLALPLKTTADHFVNRVPLELNAAQALGIEVLCTFQMVFTVFSVEDQRRRESPEPGNLAIGLAHSAGVLIGARFSGASMNPARSLGPAIITGFWENHWVYWIGPVLGAILAGVSHEFFFARSASRQKLVACLTCRDIEIVETTSMTGSSLSTVTQNAMRAKQANKQENN; encoded by the exons ATGACGTGGCGTGAG CTACGCAGCCGGCAGTTCTGGCGTGCCATGTTGGCAGAGCTGCTTGGCACCCTGGTGTTAGTGAGCGCCGTGTTGGGTGCCTCTGTGCCCGGGCCTGGAGAGGCCCCCGGGGGACCTCTTTATCCAGCAGTAGCAGTGGGTGTGGTGATTGTTGCACTAGCACACTGTTTTGGAGAAATAAGTGGAGCACAG GTGAACCCTGCAGTGACTCTGTCTCTGTTGGCCACTCGGAGGCTGGATGTTCTCAGGGCCCTCGTTTATATTGTTGCACAGTGTTTGGGGGCTTCTTTAGGAGCTGGGGCCCTCTACTTAGCCCTGCCACTCAAGACCACCGCAGACCACTTTGTCAACAGG GTCCCTTTAGAGTTGAATGCAGCCCAGGCTCTGGGCATAGAAGTTTTGTGCACCTTCCAGATGGTCTTCACTGTGTTCTCAGTGGAGGATCAGAGACGCAGGGAAAGCCCAGAACCAGGAAACCTGGCCATTGGATTAGCACACTCTGCTGGAGTGCTAATAGGG gcaCGGTTCTCTGGTGCAAGTATGAATCCTGCCCGTTCTCTGGGTCCAGCCATCATCACCGGATTCTGGGAAAACCACTGG GTTTATTGGATCGGACCAGTGCTTGGTGCCATACTGGCTGGAGTGTCCCACGAGTTCTTCTTTGCACGCAGTGCGTCTCGCCAGAAACTGGTGGCATGTCTGACATGTAGGGATATCGAGATTGTGGAAACTACCAGCATGACCGGATCATCGCTGtccacagtcacacagaacGCCATGAGAGCAAAGCAGGccaacaaacaagaaaacaactga